From one Catharus ustulatus isolate bCatUst1 chromosome 1, bCatUst1.pri.v2, whole genome shotgun sequence genomic stretch:
- the SOCS6 gene encoding suppressor of cytokine signaling 6 produces MKKISLKTIRKSFNLNKSKDESDFVVVQQPSLSEFGKDDSLFGSCYGKDLASCEVNSEDEKGGKNRSKSESLMGTLKRRLSAKQKQKGKGSTPSVSSADDDTFSSSSAPITFKDVRAQRPLRSTSLRNHHYSPTPWPLRPTNSEETCIKMEVKVKALVHSSNPSPALNGVRKDFHDLQSENVFQEQTNALKNTESQNGDLHLHIDEHVPVVIGLMPQDYIQYTVPLDEGMYPLEGSRSYCLDSSSPMEVSTVSSQVGGNAFHEDESQVDQDVVVASDIFVDQTVNGLLIGTTGVMLQSPRVNHSDVPPLSPLLPPMQNNQIQRNFNGLNGTDAHVAESMRCHLNFDPSTAPGVGRVYDSVQNSGPMVVTSLTEELKKLAKQGWYWGPITRWEAEGKLANVPDGSFLVRDSSDDRYLLSLSFRSHGKTLHTRIEHSNGRFSFYEQPDVEGHTSIVDLIEHSIRDSENGAFCYSRSRLPGSATYPVRLTNPVSRFMQVRSLQYLCRFVIRQYTRIDLIQKLPLPNKMKDYLQEKHY; encoded by the coding sequence atgaagaaaattagtCTCAAAACAATTCGCAAGTCCTTTAacttaaataaaagtaaagacGAAAGTGACTTTGTAGTAGTTCAGCAGCCATCATTAAGTGAATTTGGAAAAGATGACTCCTTGTTTGGCAGCTGCTATGGTAAAGATTTGGCTAGCTGCGAAGTCAATAGCGAAGATGAAAAAGGAGGCAAAAATAGATCAAAAAGTGAAAGTTTAATGGGTACGTTAAAAAGGAGactttcagcaaaacaaaagcagaaaggcAAAGGCAGCACACCATCTGTAAGCTCTGCAGATGATGAtacattttcttcctcatctgCTCCAATAACCTTCAAAGATGTGCGAGCTCAAAGACCTCTGAGATCCACTTCCCTCCGTAATCACCATTACAGCCCAACTCCGTGGCCCCTTCGACCTACAAATTCAGAAGAGACTTGCATCAAAATGGAAGTGAAAGTCAAGGCCTTGGTCCATTCCTCTAATCCAAGCCCAGCCCTGAATGGTGTTCGGAAGGACTTCCATGACTTGCAGTCAGAAAACGTGTTCCAGGAACAAACCAATGCATTAAAAAACACGGAATCTCAGAACGGGGACTTGCATCTTCATATTGATGAACATGTGCCTGTAGTTATTGGATTAATGCCTCAGGACTACATTCAGTATACTGTGCCTTTAGATGAGGGAATGTATCCTTTGGAAGGATCACGTAGTTACTGTCTGGATAGTTCCTCACCCATGGAAGTTTCGACTGTTTCTTCTCAAGTGGGGGGAAATGCTTTCCATGAAGATGAGAGCCAAGTGGATCAGGATGTAGTCGTTGCATCGGATATCTTTGTGGACCAGACAGTGAATGGTTTGTTGATTGGTACCACAGGAGTCATGTTGCAAAGCCCAAGAGTTAATCATAGCGATGTCCCTCCACTTTCACCTTTGCTACCTCCAATGCAGAATAATCAAATCCAAAGGAACTTCAATGGATTAAATGGCACAGATGCCCATGTGGCTGAAAGTATGCGCTGCCATTTGAATTTTGATCCTAGCACTGCCCCAGGAGTTGGAAGAGTTTATGACTCTGTACAGAATAGCGGTCCTATGGTTGTGACAAGCCTCacagaagaactgaaaaaacTTGCCAAACAAGGATGGTACTGGGGCCCCATTACACGCtgggaggcagagggaaaatTAGCTAATGTGCCTGATGGCTCGTTTCTCGTTCGAGATAGTTCTGATGATCGTTATCTTTTAAGTTTGAGTTTTCGTTCCCATGGAAAAACTCTTCACACTAGAATTGAACACTCAAATGGTAGGTTTAGTTTTTATGAACAACCAGATGTGGAGGGACATACGTCTATAGTTGACTTAATTGAACATTCAATCAGGGACTCTGAAAATGGAGCTTTCTGCTATTCGAGATCTCGGCTGCCTGGATCTGCAACTTACCCAGTGAGACTGACAAATCCAGTATCCCGG